The window GGGCAGGCCCAGCTTCTCGCCGTAGAAGGCGCGGGAACGCTCAGGGTCGGTGGGTCGGAGCAAGGTCCGGCTGCTCAGTACATGCACCATGCGCCCGGAGCCTAGTAGGAGGGTTACGCTCGGCGGTGCCCGAGCCGCGCCCGAGATCGGAGAACCGCTCCATGGACACCGCCGCCACCGGACTGACGTTCCGCGACGCCACCGACGCCGACGTGGACGCCCTCGTCGTGCTGATCGAGTCGGCCTACCGGGGAGACTCCAGCCGCACCGGGTGGACCACCGAGGCGGACATCCTGGAAGGCCAGCGGACCGACCCGGAGGGCGTGCGCGCGGTCATCAAGTCCTCCGACAGCCGTCTGCTGACCGTCGAGCGCGACGGCACGGTGGTCGCCTGCTGCCAGCTCGAACACCGCGGCGACCACGCCTACTTCGGGATGTTCGCGGTCAGCCCCGCACTCCAGGGCGCCGGCCTCGGCAAGGTGATCATCGCCGAGGCGGAGCGGTTCGCCCGCGAGACCTGGGCCGTCAAGGAGATGCACATGACCGTGATCTCCGTACGCGAGGACCTCATCGCCTGGTACGAGCGGCGCGGTTACCGCCGTACGGGAGAGATGACCCCCTTCCCGTACGGCGACGAGCGGTTCGGCATCCCGCAGCGCGACGATCTGCGCTTCGAGCTCCTGGTGAAGCCGCTCGCATAATCGTTCCGCCGCGTGGTCCGGCCGTTACGCCGTGAAGCGGCCGGTGCGCTTGATCTCCGGATAGTCGGTGGTCGCGCCGTCCAGCTCCAGGGCGCGTACGAGGCGCAGATGGTCCTGGGTGTTCACGACCCAGCCGATGATCCGCAGGTCCGCCTTGCGGGCGCGCTCGACGACCTCCAGGGTCAGGCGCCGGATGTTCAGGACGAGACTCGTGGCGCCGACCGCGGTGGCCCGCT is drawn from Streptomyces liliifuscus and contains these coding sequences:
- a CDS encoding GNAT family N-acetyltransferase yields the protein MPEPRPRSENRSMDTAATGLTFRDATDADVDALVVLIESAYRGDSSRTGWTTEADILEGQRTDPEGVRAVIKSSDSRLLTVERDGTVVACCQLEHRGDHAYFGMFAVSPALQGAGLGKVIIAEAERFARETWAVKEMHMTVISVREDLIAWYERRGYRRTGEMTPFPYGDERFGIPQRDDLRFELLVKPLA